The Notolabrus celidotus isolate fNotCel1 chromosome 23, fNotCel1.pri, whole genome shotgun sequence region aggattagggttagggttaggattagggttagggttagggttaggattaggattagggttagggttagggttaggattagggttaggattagggttagggttagggttggggttagggttagggttagggtcatggttagggttaggattagggttagggttaggataagggtttgggttagggttagggttaggattagggttagggttaggattaggattaggattagggttagggttagggttagggttagggttagggtcaggattagggttagggttagggttagggttaggattagggttagggtcaggattagggttagggttagggttagggttagggttaggattagggttagggttagggttaggattagggttaggcttaggattagggttagggttagggttagggttagggttaggattagggttagggttaggattagggttaggattagggttagggttagggttggggttagggttagggtcatggttagggttaggattagggttagggttagggttaggataagggttggggttagggttagggttaggattagggttagggttaggattaggattagggttaggattaggattagggttaaggttagggtaaggattaggattagggttagggttaggattagggttagggttaggattagggttagggttagggttagggttagggttagggttggggttagggttagggttaggattagggttagggttagggttagggttaggataagggttggggttaggattagggttagggttagggttagggttagggttagggttagggttagggttagggttagggttaggataagggttggggttagggttagggttagggtaagggttggggttagggttagggttagggttaggattagggttagggttaggattaggattagggttagggttaggattagggtttgggttaccattagggttagaaccagaactaaattcaagcaaacagaaccagaaccgaaccagaaccgaaccagaaccgaaccagaaccgaaccagaaccattaCCAAAACcaacccaaaccagaaccaacccgaaccaaaccagaaccagaacctaaccagaaccgaaccagaaccgaatcagaaccaaacctaaccagaaccgaaccagaaccgaaccagaaccgaaccagaaccgaaccagaaccaaactcaaacaaacagaaccagaaccagaaccgaaccaaaaccgaaccagaaccgaaccagaaccaaaccgaaccagaaccaacccgaaccaaaccagaaccagaacctaaccagaaccgaaccagaaccgaaccagaacctaaccgaaccagaaccgaaccagaaccgaaccagaaccgaaccagaaccgaaccgaaccaaactcaaacaaacagaaccagaaccagaactgaaccaaaaccgaaccagaaccgaaccagaaccaaacagaaccagaaccaaaaccaacccgaaccagaaccaacccgaaccgaaccagaaccgaaccagaaccgaaccagaaccgaaccagaaccaaaaccgaaccagaaccgaaccagaagcgaaccagaagcaaaccagaaccaaaccagaacctaaccagaagcgaaccagaaccagaaccaaactggaccaaacatcattaatgtcctcaggttggcattgagtaaaatcagatccctcagcttggatggtctgatccggtttctcctctcagtgagtatttgcccggtctttgagaagaaccctaaccctctcagaaggaacagatgaagccacgatacacagcctcccctccatcacctgtatcctatatcctcacatgtgattggccgcatggccgccatgctgaccaatcaaaacaaagttctgctgtgagcagagctggggtatttgcccggtctttgagaagaaccctaatcctctcagaaggaacagatgaagccacgatacacagcctcccctccatcacacacacacacacacacacaaacctacaaATAGACAGCCATCTATAAGTATTTTGAGGGAGTCTTATTCTGCCCTCTGCTGGAAAATAGTTTCAACTGTTTAGAATGAGACGAGgcttttttgcatttaaaggtaTGTGGATTTTAAAGAAAAGTATACATTATATTAATCATTTTATGGTTATCTGAATACATTTGCATTTTGTTAGAATAGATTGTGAATTGTTGTTCATAAACAGTTAGTCTACCTACCAACTATTGCAGACATTTGTCCATTTTGATCAATAGTGCAAACGTTCCTTGATAAGTATAGGATGTGTGATTTCATAAAACAGAAGTAAAGCTACCTAGccataatgttaaatgtttcatCCTAAAATTTAATTTGAGTAGCTGGTGGCACTCTGAAACTGTATGTTTCTACAGCTTTCtactttgaaatgttaaatataactttgaataaGTACGGATGTAattgttgatgtttttccaatttgaaaataaaaatcgcTCAAATGCTGCAACACCTTTCTATCAAACAGGCATTTTACAATTAGAATGTAATTGTTCTACCATCAATTTGCTGGTATTCACAAGAGCCTTGTATTCCTAAAATATGAATTTGCTGTCTGTTTCACAAAGAAAGATCTTGCTAAGTGCATCATTGAATATTTTCTATTCTACAAAACATTCTTGTCAGTTCTATTTTCGTTATAACACTATGTCAGCGTAGAATCAGATATCCCGTAACTGTGCTAAAAGACAGTaaatattgtgtgtgttttttctagTATTATTTTGCATAAAATGAGTTGCATGCCTGTGATACTTTTTGTTCCTGCAAAGACTGTCCTCTTGTGACATTATTGGCTTTTCTTGGCTATCTAACAGGCCCGCAAATTCAATAGCCCTGCTGAGTATGCatgacaagataagataagataagatattactttattgatcccccggcggggaaattcagttgttacagcaacccagacataagtacaatcaagaaagaagtttcaataagtacaaaataagataaaaaataaaaatataagtaaaaaataaaaatacaaataaaacaaaaaaataaaaacaaaataacataaaaataaataaaataaaaataggtaaaataaaatagataaataaagctagaatacaatttagatatatacaatgttacaaatggaatttaaattaaatagcagtaattacaggcagtattaaaacatgtttcagtagtgacaggttgacatggtgtgattatggttggtaatgacaaattaagcaataaatagaagaatatttgtatgtaatatgaccatgggttgtacttagaatagtaatgtaatttaacataatataatctagcaagataattatataatacagtatattatacattataatgccagcagcagtcaagagagagttcaggatgggatgatggcgtgtgacagacagagcagggatgttatggtgggtgtcagtggtcagcatggtgcagtctgtggcctccattactgttcaacagtctgatggcggtgggcacaaaggactTTTACTGTATCAGCCAGAGAGGTGTGTCATTTTGGATGCCTGTTTACTCTGATGATAAAACACCCCATTCCCTCATTTAGAATTAAACACATGTAGGTCCGAGGCATGCGCCCCATATATagaagctacagtcctcattgctgGGACTAACCCCTTTTTATAGGACTAGCTATGTAACAAATCATTTATCTGAGTAACTCTAAAGTGTCTTTCTTACCTGTAGATTAGTAACTTGTGAGACCACCTTGTGTTTTCAGGTCcttttaataacacatatttcTCTGACTCCATGTTTATGTTCATAGATATTAGAAAGACACTCACTCTGGTGGATGTGGAGAATAAGTATGACGACAGTGACAACTGATGGAATAATTTGagcatttaaatttattttccatCCTTTAACCCTGAGAAATTTTATCTCATGGTTTTCAGAGGGAACAGAACATCTCTTAAAGGTACAGGTACAGAATAAACAAAACTTCAAAAGACatgcaaaaaacagaacagcacacattcagtaaaaaaaataacaacaatgttAAGGTCAAAAATTCAGTCTAAGAATTTGTAATGTAAGGAGATATTTTCTACATGTCATGTTGTCAGTCTCTAAATTCAAGAAACAGAATAAAGGGAATCagtgttttccaggttttggTTGTTTGTAATCACACAGCAGAGTAATTCAAAGGTCACCTGTATGACAGACTACATTACATAAACTATTCAGACATATTATTCTGTGTTACAGGATTCATCATGAGTTGggtttctcctcctttttctgaCTCACTGTCCACTCTCtgattctccttctcttctaTTTGTTTCTTAATTTGCTCCACTCGGCTCTCTactctgttcttcttctctgttattctgttaaCATCATTCAATGTCTTCTGCAGTAGTTGTtctgtgttcatgttcagttgttgaagttctttctttttctcctcctggcTCCAGTTAACCTCCTGTAAGAGTTCTCTGAGTTTTAAATATCCCTGAGCTTTGTTAGCTGATTTATCTCCCCCCTTCTCTTCTACTTCTTTTCCTACTGATCTAATCTTCTCATCAGTCTCCTCTGCCTGTTTCTCTGCCCCCTTATACAGGGAGGTGATCTGCTCCTTCTGTTTCTCCAGGTCCTCTTTCTGTCCTGTCAGTGTCTCAATAACCTGTGtcatgtctctctgttcctcctctttcttctgtaACTCCTCTTTCAGTGACTTTTCCTGTTCCATGCTTAGTGGCTTTCCGACCTTTTTGTTGCCACACATCTTCCACTCTGTGGAGAAAAATGAGTAATAAAGAACAGATTAGAAATTAAAGGTATGATACTCCTGTGCATTAGACACAAAGGCTCAAACAGCGTTAGCAGGTAAagtacactgctcaaaaaaatgaaaggaacACATTTTAATCAGAGTAAAGCATCAAGTCCATTAACCTTCTGAAGTATTGATGTGTTCAGTGAAGTAGCAGAGAGGGTTGTTGATCAGTGT contains the following coding sequences:
- the LOC117807590 gene encoding cilia- and flagella-associated protein 251-like, which produces MCGNKKVGKPLSMEQEKSLKEELQKKEEEQRDMTQVIETLTGQKEDLEKQKEQITSLYKGAEKQAEETDEKIRSVGKEVEEKGGDKSANKAQGYLKLRELLQEVNWSQEEKKKELQQLNMNTEQLLQKTLNDVNRITEKKNRVESRVEQIKKQIEEKENQRVDSESEKGGETQLMMNPVTQNNMSE